The following coding sequences are from one Rutidosis leptorrhynchoides isolate AG116_Rl617_1_P2 chromosome 11, CSIRO_AGI_Rlap_v1, whole genome shotgun sequence window:
- the LOC139877158 gene encoding transcription factor MYB57-like: MEEQLGFWRKGPWTAEEDRLLIEHVKLHGEGRWNSVARLAGLKRNAKSCRLRWVNYLRPDLKRGKITPHEERIILDLHARWGNRWSTIARSLPGRTDNEIKNYWRTHFKNKGKTTSEDQRKLKARLLKRQKFLQEQQNQLQLEKNEEDMKKLMLLLEESENKVVWKNQDMVHEDPQSVFYHPMMFNDLDQHVTATSLNEDFVLWDGLWNLEDVVNVATKGCVQSLNMRMPLF, from the exons ATGGAAGAGCAACTAGGGTTTTGGAGAAAGGGCCCATGGACCGCTGAAGAAGATCGATTGCTTATCGAACATGTTAAGTTGCATGGCGAAGGCCGATGGAACTCTGTGGCAAGACTTGCTG GGCTAAAAAGGAATGCAAAAAGCTGTAGATTAAGGTGGGTGAACTATCTTCGGCCAGACTTAAAGAGAGGAAAAATTACGCCTCATGAAGAACGAATTATTCTTGATCTTCATGCTCGTTGGGGAAATAG GTGGTCGACTATTGCAAGAAGTTTACCTGGAAGAACTGATAACGAAATCAAGAACTATTGGAGAACTCATTTCAAGAATAAAGGAAAAACGACTTCAGAGGATCAAAGAAAGCTAAAAGCACGCTTATTAAAACGACAAAAGTTTCTACAAGAACAACAGAATCAACTTCAACTAGAAAAGAATGAAGAAGACATGAAAAAGCTAATGTTACTACTTGAGGAAAGTGAAAACAAAGTAGTTTGGAAGAACCAAGATATGGTTCATGAGGATCCACAAAGTGTGTTCTATCATCCTATGATGTTTAATGATCTTGATCAACATGTGACCGCTACCTCGCTGAACGAGGATTTTGTTTTGTGGGATGGGTTGTGGAACTTAGAGGATGTTGTTAATGTCGCAACCAAAGGTTGTGTGCAGAGTTTAAACATGCGTATGCCTTTGTTTTGA